The Podospora pseudocomata strain CBS 415.72m chromosome 1 map unlocalized CBS415.72m_1, whole genome shotgun sequence genome has a segment encoding these proteins:
- the MGR2 gene encoding subunit of TIM23 translocase complex (BUSCO:EOG09265KNL; COG:S; EggNog:ENOG503P5HI) — MPPPPQHGVGQSNVDKFKMGMLMGGTVGCIIGFIFGTVNIFRYGAGPNGIMRTLGQYMLGSGATFGFFMSIGSVIRSDSSPIIQEAYLRAQRRPTIMASGAFRPYQQPVRRSNDN; from the exons atgccccctcctcctcagcatgGCGTTGGACAGTCAAACGTCGACAAGT TCAAGATGGGAATGTTGATGGGCGGCA CGGTCGGCTGCATCATCGGCTTCATCTTTG GAACCGTCAACATCTTCAGATATGGCGCAGGGCCAAACGGCATCATGCGAACACTCGGCCAGTACATGCTGGGTTCCGGCGCGACATTCGG ATTCTTCATGTCGATCGGCAGTGTTATTCGGTCGGATTCGTCGCCCATCATTCAGGAGGCCTACCTCCGCGCGCAAAGACGCCCAACTATCATGGCCTCCGGCGCATTCCGTCCTTATCAGCAACCCGTTCGCCGCAGCAACGACAACtaa
- a CDS encoding uncharacterized protein (COG:T; EggNog:ENOG503NXD7), translating to MTAVASPPSFPNLNRPGWMNGGQLLNTINSEDARGVNMPMPRKTLPRSNSSSSVSSTSSNGSTSTVTSNASSQMNGGSVSSAGDPGAWPNGAPRKRPQQKGPWPNPKTEGTNEFARTSSVRPPMANGVNGASSLQPPQSILATPQNQLMAPNGLPRGPDGAASGRQPVLYLLSLNGSFERKTISVPYYPDTLRIGRQTNNKTVPTPVNGFFDSKVLSRQHAEIWADPSGKIFIRDVKSSNGTFVNGSRLSPENRESEPHELQTADHLELGIDIVSEDQKTVVHHKVAAKVEHAGFISPANNVMEMSFGDLDPSNNPMMQLSGVPFRGRPTNQSAMAGSRVSPSNAGVAGNLAQQRPYHWQSITTEHIIKRLQTEIRNARQQQADIARTGQFLNALLSKDDVKNLEKPEAPEAPKSFVNGNVSFRSDGGKTRFSDPPAPPPSQPLPEKPDAARPGSSDVASLKRGPTEKPKLANISPILPDNTNSLRISQLTEQLNNAQKALDETSQKARDLEEELNREREARLLVEGQMQKMNEESTHVKVNGSAGIPLVNGHSELDKAFNPPAETQTPAEVDPVTVTPEPGSYSPVVDKTAAMVAAYQAQIDTMAQEMAKMKEHMESYRARAEKAEADRDAGSKTLAELVLQIRQRDEEDKKRAAEKQSRSRSREARRRGRSQSPRAEEKLEHTTNGSATKPHAQIDGAASEADDAEDISPVSRSVTVKPNSVGALAVQGDGQRPLAIIQILPYATAFGVVLFGMGLMGYINDWQLQPHPNR from the exons ATGACGGCTGTTGCGAGTCCCCCTAGCTTTCCAAACCTCAACCGACCGGGATGGATGAATGGAGGCCAGCTTCTTAACACGATCAATTCGGAAGATGCCAGAGGAGTGAACATGCCCATGCCTCGCAAAACTCTGCCGCGATCaaactcgtcgtcgtcggtctCGTCGACGTCTTCCAACGGGTCGACATCCACCGTGACTTCCAATGCCAGTTCTCAAATGAACGGCGGTTCTGTGTCTTCCGCCGGCGACCCGGGTGCGTGGCCAAACGGTGCACCACGCAAGAGGCCCCAGCAAAAGGGCCCATGGCCAAATCCCAAAACCGAAGGAACAAACGAATTTGCCAGAACATCATCGGTTCGACCACCCATGGCGAACGGGGTCAACGGTGCATCATCACTACAGCCACCACAATCGATACTAGCAACACCACAGAATCAACTGATGGCTCCCAATGGACTCCCACGAGGCCCTGATGGTGCCGCTTCAGGCCGGCAACCTGTCCTTTACTTGCTTTCTCTCAACGGCAGCTTCGAACGCAAGACCATCTCGGTTCCCTATTACCCCGACACCCTGCGTATTGGACGGCAAACAAATAACAAGACGGTCCCAACACCTGTCAACGGATTCTTTGACAGCAAAGTGCTATCCCGACAACATGCCGAGATTTGGGCCGACCCCAGCGGCAAGATTTTTATTCGGGATGTCAAGTCCTCCAACGGTACATTTGTCAACGGGAGCCGGCTGTCGCCTGAAAATAGAGAATCCGAGCCGCACGAACTGCAAACAGCTGACCACCTTGAACTTGGTATTGACATTGTTAGCGAGGACCAAAAGACCGTTGTTCATCATAAAGTCGCCGCCAAGGTTGAGCATGCCGGATTCATATCGCCAGCCAATAATGTGATGGAAATGAGCTTTGGAGACCTGGACCCTTCCAACAATCCAATGATGCAGCTCAGTGGTGTTCCATTCCGAGGCCGACCAACAAATCAGTCAGCAATGGCAGGGAGTCGCGTATCTCCGAGTAACGCTGGAGTTGCAGGAAACCTAGCTCAACAGCGTCCATACCATTGGCAGAGTATCACCACAGAACACATAATCAAGAGGCTCCAG ACCGAGATTCGGAATGCGAGACAGCAACAAGCTGATATTGCTAGAACAGGCCAATTCCTCAACGCTCTGCTATCCAAGGACGATGTCAAGAACTTGGAAAAACCTGAAGCGCCAGAAGCCCCCAAGAGTTTTGTCAACGGAAATGTCTCTTTCCGATCCGATGGCGGGAAAACGAGGTTTTCCGACCCGCCAGCGCCTCCCCCGTCACAACCACTTCCAGAGAAACCAGATGCCGCTCGCCCTGGATCTTCCGATGTTGCGTCGCTGAAGCGAGGCCCAACAGAGAAGCCCAAACTCGCAAACATCTCACCCATTCTTCCTGATAACACCAACAGCCTCCGCATTTCGCAACTCACAGAACAGCTCAATAACGCCCAGAAGGCTCTTGACGAAACCAGCCAAAAAGCACGGGATTTGGAAGAAGAGTTGAACAGGGAGCGCGAGGCACGGTTACTGGTCGAGGGTCAGATGCAGAAAATGAACGAGGAGAGTACGCATGTGAAGGTCAATGGCTCTGCGGGCATTCCTCTTGTCAATGGTCATTCTGAACTCGACAAGGccttcaaccccccagcGGAAACCCAAACACCAGCCGAAGTTGACCCGGTGACCGTCACCCCTGAACCAGGAAGTTACTCGCCGGTGGTCGATAAGACCGCGGCTATGGTAGCAGCATACCAGGCTCAAATCGATACGATGGCCCAGGAAATGGCCAAAATGAAGGAGCACATGGAGAGCTACCGCGCTCGGgctgagaaggccgaggctgATAGAGACGCTGGCAGCAAAACATTGGCAGAACTGGTCCTCCAGATTCGCCAAcgtgacgaggaggataagAAGCGGGCAGCGGAGAAGCAGTCACGGTCACGGTCTAGGGAGGCCAGACGACGTGGCCGGAGCCAAAGCCCAAGGGCCGAGGAAAAGCTGGAGCACACTACCAACGGTAGCGCGACCAAACCCCACGCGCAGATCGACGGTGCGGCATCCGAAGCGGACGACGCTGAGGATATCTCGCCTGTATCGAGATCAGTCACAGTGAAGCCCAACTCGGTGGGCGCGTTGGCGGTGCAGGGTGATGGGCAGCGTCCTCTGGCGATAATACAAATACTACCGTACGCGACCGCGTTTGGGGTTGTGCTCTTTGGCATGGGGCTTATGGGGTACATCAACGATTGGCAGTTGCAGCCGCACCCAAACCGGTAG